From Ictalurus punctatus breed USDA103 chromosome 26, Coco_2.0, whole genome shotgun sequence:
TCAATGCATTTTGaaatttgcttttatttatatatttttattctcattCTGCCGAGGTCCTAAAAACTCAGAGGTAGTCAGAGAAACATATCTATACATACTCAGGGAGATGTTGATAATAAGAACCTCACTTTCGTCCAGACTTTGACATATGAATAATAgagaatgaataataataataataataataataataataataataataataataataaagtttcaGGCATTTGTTTTGTGCTTAAAAGCCAAAACAATttcccccactacaggcctagtTTAGTGTAGTTTAGTGGTGTTTTGGTTAACACCAAAAGGTTAATCGTGGTTTCAGTAAAGAACATCATGAGGTGTATTAGCGGCCGACGGTGGTGTGTGAAGagtaataacatttttatagaAATCATTTATTTGAGGTAAAGTCCTTGcttgtggtgtttttgtttttggtgaGCTTCGGTTCTGCTTTGCTGACACGGTTCAGGTAGTCGTTAACCTTGCTGAGCTGAAAAACACAGTACCGGATGTGCGCACCAATCATTGCAGTCGGTGCACAGATGCTAATGTGAAAGACGCGCGCGCgcaaaaaaaaggacaatgTATTATGCGCTCTTTTGCGCCAGAGCGTTAACAGGAACATGAAGATAAGCGGAGTCTCGCGAGCCCCAGCAACCCCTcctcaaaaaatataaataaataaaaaatcatccCTTCTCCAACAATAGCACAGTAATGCACGAGAATGTCCGTTTCAGAGATTGCGGGACTgtgggccgcgtcccaaatcgcatacttaaagcaagaaagaaaaaaaaaaaaaaacaacccacataTCATCATCTGTACCGGAGGTGGCGTAATGTTTTGAAATAATGTTTAGTGCAAAGGTTTGGGACGTcgccattgttttttttttttttttggtaatcaAAAAGAGTAAAACGTTGCTGCCGCCGCGAGGAGGAAAAAAGCGCAATGAAACTCGCGTGCTTCTCAAGCTAGACGGAGAGTCGCGCGAAAAGGAACTGAGAaaaggggcaaaaaaaaaaaagctagtgGCGCGGTGAAATATCCACCATCGCGAGACACAGGTCAAGTTCGACCGCGCAAGCTCGCGCTCCGTCCATTTCTCTCACTTAttacaggggaaaaaacagtCGCAAGCCTCGCGCCCCCCTTCACCGACCCCTCCCTCCTGTTTTCCGAGCGCGTGGAACTTAACAGACACCGCCTAGTGAAAAACATCCAGCACAACTTTCATGTGAACAAAACCTGGCGAACTGCGCCGTTGTGgggggaggagaaaaaaaatcacgcaCAACGGATAAAATTTCGACGCTAAACTGCAGCGCGCTGTTTTACTGAAGCTCGATTGGCGCGCGCTGAAACGTGCGGCGGGCATCGAACAAGGGAGAAAGCAGGAGCCCGCACGAGCTCGAGTCCGCcgcaccttgttttttttttttttcctttttcttttttctgggTGTATGTTCAAGTGAAACAGCAGGGGCACGCAGACAGTTTGTGCGCGCGCCTCGAGCAGAACAGAGACGATAGAGAGgtgtcggggtttttttttttttgtcctccccCCACCTTCTCCACCCCGCGCTTgctcgcgcgcacacacaccgaGCGCAGCCGTCACGTTTGCAAAACACATACAtgactcaaacacacacacaaaagaaagatTGCGCTGATGTCTTTTTGTCAATCTGTGAGTGCGTGCTTCTCAAAACAAATCGCGTGCACTCGGTCACTTGTGTTGAAAATttattagggaaaaaaaaagcggAAATGAGTCGTTGCGGATGTGTCTGTCGCGTGCTTTCCCCCAATTTTCTTTCTTCACGTACCGTTATcatgtatttaattatttatgagTGGAGCATGCTCGAGCCGCCTCCGGTGTAAATACATTTATAGAGTTACCTGCTTTGAGATGCGCCCGTCCTGCGGTGCGCTGTTCGTGTTCGCCGGGAGTCGCGCGGACGCCTTGGTCGCCCCCGTGCTCCCCCCCCATCTCCTCGCGGGCACGGTGATGTGACCGAGGCGCGTCCTGCGCAGGCGACCTTTGTCGATCTCGCGCTCCAGCACCACTTTGACGCGGTGGCGGGTCAGCTTCTCGCCGTCCGCGTGCGCGGCCTGCGTGCCGAGGTAGCCCAGGATCTCTTTGAGCCCGAGCGACGTGTGACCCCGGCTGTTCCGCTCGCTCAGACTCCACACGGCCGCCACGAGCCGGTCGCCCAGATCCGCCGCTTTGACGCCGCTCTTTGCAGCCCTGAGTTGGGGCGCGTGTTGCTTATTGTTTCGAGCGCTCGTGTAAGTTCGCCGCTCGGACTCGGGTAGGTCGGTGCTCGCGTGGCTGACAACAGAGCGcgtctcttctcctcctccctcgACCCGTCCAACAGCAGGACTTGAGGCGTCACTCGAGTCGTTTCTCCCGTCGCAACTCGCGAAACTGCTGATTCCGCCAGTCGCAGGAGACAAAaccgcttcttcttcttcttcttcccgtTTCTCTTCAGCGGAGCGCGAGCAGCTGCTGGGTGAGGGATCTCTGCACGGCGTCAGCTCGCGCTCCTCCCGGTCCGCGGGACTACGCGCGCTGATGTTGTCGTCGTTCTTGGcgttactactactgccactgtTGTCGAAAGCGGCGTGTTTGGTGCGCTCGCCCGCCTGCTCGACCTTCCGTCGGCATTTCCGTTGCACTTTGGCGGCGTTCCGGTACGACACAGAACCCTTGTAGTTAACTTTCAGCACAGTTTGCTCCTGAATGAGCTTCTCGAGCTCGGCCCGCGTGCGGTCTGGGTCGGAGCCGTGTCTCCTGCGCACCATCCGGCAGATCCTCTCGAGGTCCGGTCGTGCTTTCCTCGAGCGCAGCGAGTCGATCGTCTCCAGGATCCACTCTCGGTACCGCGGTTCGGACATCGTCAAAAAATatattggtttgtttgtttgtgttttgtttgtttgtttgtttcttctcaGCGCACGCCACTGCAGCCAGGGGGGTTTCCGGTTAGGATTCGTGGCCTCGTTGCGCTGCTCCGCTTGTCTCCAGATGAAGCGACGgtgaaaaggagagaaaaaaaaagcagagagaaaaagaagcgCTCCGCTTCTCTGCTCCGCTCGAGCCCGGCCGCGGACGAAGCGGAAGCCCTGCTGTACGCCTGCGTTGGCGCTTAAGGTGGACCGGAAACACTGCGCGTTCAACATTATAGTGATTATTTAAGGTGGAATGGCGGAGTTATCTGTCAGAGGCGCTCTTttactggcataaagttggtttgacgttggaggttcgatattcgcggatatgcggaaattaagggaccgtctctaaagttacatacgacattgttatacacgtttctaacttcaataacatttgaagggaatgacttacagtcatataaccaactgtaaagtgttcatctaggtgtcaggtatgatgcacaacttttagatttttgacatttaacaaaataaactattaaatcatatataaatgttgccgtgtattttattactgcatgggcccatacacaaaatataccataatttaaagctcaatagcatttgaagggaatgatgtacagtcacacaaccaactggaaagtgttcatctaggtgtcaggtatgatgcaaaCCTTTCAGAGTTTTGATATTAACCcttacaatgcatgaaccaaaaaaaaccttcatgaATGCATAAACGGGttcaaaatgacccgtactggatcgaatggttttcttaaaaaaatagatgtcctattaatgaaataatttctctctctctctctctttctctctctctctctctctctctctctctctctctctctctctctctctctctctctctatatatatatatatatatatatatatatatatatatatatatatatatatatatatgtatatatatgtatatatatatgtgtgtgtgtgtgtgtgtgtgtgtgtgtgtgtgtgtgtgtgactgtacatcattcccttcaaatgctattgagctttaaattatggtatattttgtgtatgggcctaTTCAgtaatgtagtaaatataaaatttaaatgtgatttaatagtttattttaacaaatatcacaaatctaaaaggtgtgatTATCATACATCATACCTGATACCTAGATGGACACTtcacagttggttgtgtgactctaagtcattcccttcacatgttattgagctttaaataatggcatattttgtgtatgggtcCATTCTccagtgaaattcatatctagtttacatgtgatttaatagcttattttaagaaatataaaaataaaaataaaaggtcatacctgacacctagtcgaacactttacagttggttgtgcgACTGTACATCATtgtgtagtgaaatacatggcaatatttatatatgatttaaatatatgtgatatatatgattttaatagcttattttaataaatatcagaaatctaaaaggtgtgtctcatacctgacacctagatgaacactttacagttggttatatgactgtacgtcattcccttcaagtgctattgaagttagaaatgtGTACAACAAtgttgtatgtaactttagagacggtcccttaatttccgcatatccgtgaatatcgaacctccaacatcaagccaactttattccCGTCGCTCACTTCGCTTTTTTCCCCGTGACTTCATTCCTGCAGGTGCGGAGTTGTgctaattgtttatttatttctttgtttgtttgtttgttttaaaatgtaacaaTATTAATAGTTATCATACTattaattattttcatattttgacGAGATTAAACAAATAAAGTCACACTAGGAATGACATCTGGACAATATtatgattagattagattagattagattagatgaCCTTAACGTTTCTTGTCATTGTGAAGAGAGTATACATCaaacagccataacattaaacccactgacaggtgacgtgaataacagtGATTATCTccttacaatggcacctgtcatggGGTaggaagtgaacagtcagttcttgaagatgatgtgttggaagcaggaaaaatgggcaagcgtaaggatctgagcgagtTTGAAAAGGGCccaattgtgatggctagatgacccGGTATTCAGTGGTTagtaccaaaagtggtccaaggaaggacaactggtgaaccggaAACAGGGTCAAGGCTCGCTGATGcacgtctggtccgatcccacagaagcgCTACTGtggcacaaattgctgaaaaagttcatgctggctctgatagaaaggagtcagaacacacagagcgtcacagcttgctgtgtatggacTTGCGTAGCTGCAgtccggtcagagtgcccatgctgaccccttcAGAGGTCTTCTGGACTCCATGCCTCgacagtcagagctgttttggtggcacgagagggacctacacaatattagtcaagtggttttaatgttatggctgaacgGTACTTGCAAAGACACAAATGTGGCAGGATGCCAGTGACAAAACAGTGCAAAAGGCATATATAATTTGTTAtaaacaactgtgtgtgtgtgtttagtgagtGTAGCGCAGTGAGACATTAGCGACAACACCAAATTCAGACAAAACAacaatctttttattttttatttttattgtttaacatgtttACTGTGGCTTTGAAAGTTCTGTACAGAAAATATTCCTttgtttgtgatttattttagaaacaGGTTATTAGTGCTACTGCTGCTACTCCACCCTTGACTATAATGTaaccataaacaaataaaaaatacagcatgttgct
This genomic window contains:
- the samd1b gene encoding sterile alpha motif domain-containing protein 1, translated to MLNAQCFRSTLSANAGVQQGFRFVRGRARAEQRSGALLFLSAFFFSPFHRRFIWRQAEQRNEATNPNRKPPWLQWRALRRNKQTNKTQTNKPIYFLTMSEPRYREWILETIDSLRSRKARPDLERICRMVRRRHGSDPDRTRAELEKLIQEQTVLKVNYKGSVSYRNAAKVQRKCRRKVEQAGERTKHAAFDNSGSSSNAKNDDNISARSPADREERELTPCRDPSPSSCSRSAEEKREEEEEEAVLSPATGGISSFASCDGRNDSSDASSPAVGRVEGGGEETRSVVSHASTDLPESERRTYTSARNNKQHAPQLRAAKSGVKAADLGDRLVAAVWSLSERNSRGHTSLGLKEILGYLGTQAAHADGEKLTRHRVKVVLEREIDKGRLRRTRLGHITVPARRWGGSTGATKASARLPANTNSAPQDGRISKQEEVKEVESMEVVSEEDGKMEEEAEPPTQLEPQSAKPEGEADVKVHAHAPLSAAEEVKACGVTHTPAIMEEELRPSPQSSPSKLNSLQEAEQCGNEVEMVMPGKSIHTENLTQDQREAIPDQVTTLIQDEAVVVSDIVAIPPSIPVKSYSVCKAEVGVSSCLLTPSASPGAAEERGMNGGVFVKSESSITNLIDWTVADVASYFTAAGFPEQALAFRMQEIDGKSLLLMQRNDVLTGLSIRLGPALKIYERHVKVLQRTHFQDDEAFC